One Micromonas commoda chromosome 5, complete sequence genomic window, CATCAGGGTGTCGGTgcagtcgccgacgtcgccgttaTCGGGCGGATaggacgcgtcgcacgcgttgtCCTTGCGCACAAACGCGCGGAAGTTGTATGAACTTGATCTCTCATAAGTGAAGTGTAGATGGTGCGTTAAGTCCTCAATCTCGTTGCACGGGGCGTTAGTGCTGGTATAATCACATGCTGCATACCGGTGATTCCAAGCATTTGCTCCTGTGAATGTTTCGTGGGCGCCCCATTTACTCGGGTCGATATGCTTGACGCTCCATCTCTGTAGGGACCTGTCAAACGCTCTGGCGTTTTGAAACATGTACGACATGTCTGTGACTGAGCTAACGTCCCACCGCGATATATCCGTGTTGAATACGTAGGCATCATAGAACATCCGTTGCATTGTCGTGACCGAGCTGACATGCCACCGCGatatgtccgcgttgaagGATCCTTTGCCACTGAACAGGCTGCTCATGCTCGTCACCTGCGACACGTCCCAAACGGCCATCTCggccgtccccgcggcgccgcagtCAGCACCTTGACTGCAACACGCCACGCCGGTgggatcgacggcgatgcagttgtccaccgcggtcttCAGCGCGGCGCTGTTGGGAAACGCGCATCCTGTGTCGCCCGACGCAGGGTTGTCTCCGGCGGCTCTGGTCCCGCCGTGTGTGCAGGGTGCACATActccgagctcgacgcgctcttGATCGTGGCACATATTTAAGACCCAAGCGCCCGGCGGCCCGTCCGGCGTGTTCAGTGTGTCGTCGCGTGACGCCCGCGAAAACCAGGTGTCTGCGCCCGTGAACATCCCCGTCGTGTTCGTGTTGTTGGGAAAGGTCCAGCCTATGATGTTCCGGTAGAAGTTAGTGGCACCCTGGAACATGCCTCGCGCGTCGGTAACCTGCGACACGTTCCACCGGCTGATGTCCACGTTGAATTTTGACTTGCCCTCGAACAAGAAGCTCATGTCCGTCACGCGCGAGACGTCCCAGTGGGGCATGGTCAGCTCGCACAGCCGAtcgccgacgcacgcgtccaccgccgccttgagctcggccCTGGTGGTGACGTCCAGGGTACACACGGCCACTTCTGTCAGTACCCGGTCGGTGCACGACGTCACGCCCTCCAGCACGAACCCGGTGTTGCACGTGGGGACGCAGGATGTGCCGCTCATGAGGGTGTCGGTGCAggtgccgacggcgccgttgaGGGGCGGAAGGGACGcatcgcacgcgtcgtccctTCGAGTCCACCTGCTGTCGCTGATGAGAGTGTTTCGGTCGCCGCCCTGGAACCGCGCAGTCCATGCGCCTGAATTAATGATATTGGTGTGTCTCGTGAGACTGGATGTGTCCCAGCCCACCGGCTTCGTGTTGAATGCGTGGGCATTCCAGACCATGCCGTGCATGTCCGTGACCGAGCTGACGTCCCATCTCGATAGGTGCTGATTGAACGCCAAGGCGTCCCGGAACATCTGGTACATGGTCGTGACGCTCGAGGTGTCCCATGCACTGATATCTTTGTTGAACGCGGAGGCAAAACTGAACATCTCTTTCATGTCCGTGACGCTCGAGGTGTCCCATCTACCGATATcttgattgaacgcggcggcttcaTTGAACATCCTGTACATGGTCGTGACGCTCGAGGTGTCCCATCTACCGATATcttgattgaacgcggcggcttcgtcgaaCATCCTGTACATGGTCGTGACGCTCGAGGTATCCCATCGCGATATATCCGCGTTGAAGGACCCTTTGTTGTAGAACAGCTCGTTCATCTCCGTCACAAACGACACGTCCCAATCGGCCATCTCGGTcgttcccgcggcgccgcagtTCACTAATGGTTTGGAGCAGCACGCCACGCCGGTGGGGTCACCATAGGTGGGATCTAAGCAGCTGTTCACTGCGGCCTGGAGCGTTGCACGGGTACCGAATGTGTCGCACTCGGTGTCGACATCGAGTGTTGGATCGTCGCCCGGGCGGTTGTACCTCCCAGTCCCGCACACAACGCACCAGCCAGACTGCACGCGCTCGTTATCCAAGCAGAGCTCGGACATGGACCAAGCGCTCGGCGGCCCGTCTGTTGTGTCGGAGCCATCCGTTTGATACGCGCGGGAGAGCCAGGTGTCTGCGCCCGTGAACATCCCCGTCGTGTCCGCTCCGGGGATCAGGGTCCATACCCTGATGGCCTGGCTGAACCTGGAGGCGCCGTGGAACATGCCACTCGCGTTCATCACCCGCGACACATTCCACGAATTGATCGGCTGGTTGAAATGCTCAGCCGAATGAAACAGATCGTGCACATCTGTAACCTGCGACACGTCCCAATCAGGCATGTCCACGCATCCAACGGCGCCGCACCGCCTCATCGCCGGGTCAGGGTGCCAGCACTTGGGATCAGAGGAGCAGCACCTGTCCCCAGACGGAACCGCATCCAAGCACGCATCCACGGTGGCCTTCAGCTCAGCGCGGTCCTCAAACTGCCGGGCGCACACGGCCTCCTCCGTCAGCACACGGTAGGTGCACGACGTCACGCCCTTCAGTACGTACCCGGGGTGGCACGTGGGGACGCAGGACGTGCCGCTCATGAGGGCGTCGGTGCAGttgccgacgtcgccgttaTCGGGCGGATaggacgcgtcgcacgcgttgtCCTtgcgcgtccacccgcgATCGGGGAGAGTGTggtcgccaccgccctgGAACCTCGCCTTCCATCCGTCTGCATATTCAAAGATCCAATAGCTGGACCCGACACTGGATGTGTCCCAGCCAATCGGCATCGTGTTGAATGCTTTGGCGTTCTGGAACATGTAGTCCATGCTCGTGACCGAGCTGACGTCCCATCTCGATAGGTGCTGATTGAACGCGTATCTGGCGTTCAGGAACATCCCGTACATCGTCGTGACGCTCGAGGTGTTCCATCGCGATATATCCGCGTTGAACTGCCTCTTGTCCTTGAACAGATCGCGCATGCTCGTCACAAGCGACACGTCCCAGTACGGCATCTCGACagtccccgcggcgccgcagtCCGCGCCGTGATTACAGCAGGCCACGCCGgcgggatcgacggcgatgcagttgtccaccgcggcctTCAGCGCGGTGCTGTCAGGAAACGAGCACGGCTTGTCGCCGGATGCAGggtcgtctccggcggctCTGGTCCCGCCACCAGTGCAGGGCGCGCACActccgagctcgacgcgttcgttcTCCAGGCACTTGTTGAATGACCATGCGCTCGGCGGCCCGTCCATCGTGTCGGAGCCATCCGTTTGATACGCGCGGGACAGCCAGGTGTCTGCGCCCGTGAACATCCCCGCGGTGTTCGCGTTGTCGGCGAAGGTCCAGCCAGTGATGCCCTGGTAGAAGCTCGATCTGCCCATGAACAGCTCGTGCGCATCCGCAACCTGCGACACGTCCCAATCAGGCATATCCACGCATCCAACGGCGCcgcaccgcctcgtcgccgggtcggGGTGCCAGCACAGCCTGTCCGAGGAGCAGCACCTGTCCCCAGACGGCACAGCATCCAAGCACGCGTCCACGGTggccttgagctcggcgccgtcggtaAACTGCCACTCGCACGTAGCCTGCTGTGTCAGCACACGGTCGGTGCACGACGTCACGCCCTTCAGCACGTACCCGGCGTCGCACGTGGGGACGCAGGACGTGCCGCTCATGAGGGCGTCGGTGCAGttgccgacgtcgccgttaTCGGGCGGATaggacgcgtcgcacgcgttgtCCTtgcgcgtccacccgcgAACGGGGGGAGTGTggtcgccaccgccctgGAACCTCGCCTTCCATCCGTCTGCACTTTCAAAGATCCAATAGCTGGACCCGACACTGGATGTGTCCCAGCCAATCGGCATCGTGTTGAATGCTTTGGCGTTCTGGAACATGTACCCCATGTCCGTGACCGAGCTGACGTCCCATCTCGATAGGTGCTGATTGAACGCGTACCTGGCGTTCCGGAACATCCCGTACATCGTCGTGACGCTCGAGGTGTTCCATCGCGATATATCCGCGTTGAACTGCCTCTTGTCCTTGAACAGATCGCGCATGCTTGTCACAAGCGACACGTCCCAGTACGGCATCTCGACagtccccgcggcgccgcagtCCGCGCCGTGATTACAGCAGGCCACGCCGgcgggatcgacggcgatgcagttgtccaccgcggcctTCAGCGCGGTGCTGTCGGGAAACGAGCACGGCTTGTCGCCGGATGCAGggtcgtctccggcggctCTGGTCCCGCCACCAGTGCAGGGCGCGCACActccgagctcgacgcgttcgttcTCCAGGCACTTGTTGAATGACCATGCGCTCGGCGGCCCGTCCATCGTGTCGGAGCCATCCGTTTGATACGCGCGGGACAGCCAGGTGTCTGCGCCCGTGAACATCCCCGCGGTGTTCGCGTTGTCGGCGAAGGTCCAGCCAGTGATGCCCTGGTAGAAGCTCGATCTGCCCATGAACAGCTCGTGCGCATCCGCAACCTGCGACACGTCCCAATCAGGCATATCCACGCATCCAACGGCGCcgcaccgcctcgtcgccgggtcggGGTGCCAGCACAGCCTGTCCGAGGAGCAGCACCTGTCCCCAGACGGCACAGCATCCAAGCACGCGTCCACGGTggccttgagctcggcgccgtcggtaAACTGCCACTCGCACGTAGCCTGCTGTGTCAGCACACGGTCGGTGCACGACGTCACGCCCTTCAGCACGTACCCGGGGTGGCACGTGGGGACGCAGGACGTGCCGCTCATGAGGGCGTCGGTGCAGttgccgacgtcgccgttaTCGGGCGGATaggacgcgtcgcacgcgttgtCCTtgcgcgtccacccgcgAACGGGGGGAGTGTggtcgccaccgccctgGAACCTCGCCTTCCATCCGTCTGCATATTCAAAGATCCAATAGCTGGACCCGACACTGGATGTGTCCCAGCCAATCGGCATCGTGTTGAATGCTTTGGCGTTCTGGAACATGTACCCCATGTCCGTGACCGAGCTGACGTCCCATCTCGATAGGTGCTGATTGAACGCGTACCTGGCGTTCCGGAACATCCCGTACATCGTCGTGACGCTCGAGGTGTTCCATCGCGATATATCCGCGTTGAACTGCGTCTTGTCCTTGAACAGATCGCGCATGCTCGTCACAAGCGACACGTCCCAGTACGGCATCTCGACagtccccgcggcgccgcagtCCGCGCCGTGATTACAGCAGGCCTCGCCGgcgggatcgacggcgatgcagttgtccaccgcggcctTCAGCGCGGTGCTGTCGGGAAACGAGCACGGCTTGTCGCCGGATGCAGggtcgtctccggcggctCTGGTCCCGCCACCAGTGCAGGGCGCGCACActccgagctcgacgcgttcgttcTCCAGGCACTTGTTGAATGACCATGCGCTCGGCGGCCCGTCCATCGTGTCGGAGCCATCCGTTTGATACGCGCGGGACAGCCAGGTGTCTGCGCCCGTGAACATCCCCGCGGTGTTCGCGTTGTCGGCGAAGGTCCAGCCAGTGATGCCCTGGTAGAAGCTCGATCTGCCCATGAACAGCTCGTGCGCATCCGCAACCTGCGACACGTCCCAATCAGGCATATCCACGCATCCAACGGCGCcgcaccgcctcgtcgccgggtcggGGTGCCAGCACAGCCTGTCCGAGGAGCAGCACCTGTCCCCAGACGGCACAGCATCCAAGCACACGTCCACGGTggccttgagctcggcgccgtcggtaAACTGCCACTCGCACGTAGCCTGCTGTGTCAGCACACGGTCGGTGCACGACGTCACGCCCTTCAGCACGTACCCGGCGTCGCACGTGGGGACGCAGGACGTGCCGCTCATGAGGGCGTCGGTGCAGttgccgacgtcgccgttgaGGGGCGGATaggacgcgtcgcacgcgtcgtccttgcgcgtccacccgcgATCGGGGAGAGTGTggtcgccaccgccctgGAACCTCGCCTTCCATCCGTCTGCACTTTCAAAGATCCAATAGCTGGACCCGACACTGGATGTGTCCCAGCTGTCCGGCATCGTGTTGAATGCTTTGGCGTTCTGGAACATGTACCCCATGTCCGTGACCGAGCTGACGTCCCATCTCGATAGGTGCTGATTGAACGCGTACCTGGCGTTCCGGAACATCCCGTACATCGTCGTGACGCTCGAGGTGTTCCATCGCGATATATCCGCGTTGAACTGCGTCTTGTCCTTGAACAGATCGCGCATGCTCGTCACAAGCGACACGTCCCAGTACGGCATCTCGACagtccccgcggcgccgcagtCCGCGCCGTGATTACAGCAGGCCACGCCGgcgggatcgacggcgatgcagttgtccaccgcggcctTCAGCGCGGTGCtgtccgcgaacggcgcggcgaacgcgcccggcACTCCGAAGGACACCaagacggcgaggaagaCCCGAGGACCTAGACGAAACGACGCCCGTGTCCGatgtcgccggcggcggtgagcgatGCGATCGTCCACGCCAACCATCGCTCTCATGGCGGGGCTCACGAGTAGATTTGCGGAAAACTTCCTCTCAATTTGTCGCTCTGGGACCTGGTCTGCTTCTGAGTGCGGAGTGTGGGAGTGGGGTAAGTGCGTCAGCGCGTGTCGTTCGTCCGGCGGATCACGCGCCCGGTTCCTCTCCGAAAAAACGCGTGTTCGGGACCGCGATTCGCGAATCGTTCGCCGGTGACGCCAatctcgggcgcggcgtgcgtcgagcTCAGCACGCCTCGAGGAGGATTTGTTTTGGCGGGCGGaaacgccgacgcgaggcgggggCAGCCGAGAACCGCGAGGAGTCGTCGGCGCAGTGCGCACCTGCGGTCGAGGAAGCGCTCTTCCGCGAGACGCGTGTCGGCGGTGTCTCGCGAGAAaaagcgcgcggacgcggttcGCGTTCGGCTTCGAgacgtcacccgcgcgcttGGGCGGTCCGGCCCGACctggcgagggtggcgcaCCCCTTCCGCTGGATGTCGAATCCAAGGGTCGCGCGAACACCCCGGCAGGCTGCGCGCGGTCGGTGGGATTCGCGGCGGATCTCCGGCGCGGATCTCTCTGCGGGGTTCAAAGAGGTGTCCACGCGCGAGGATGTGGCGCGCGGTGCACACGTCGGGCGCGACAGCCGTGTGCGGCACCCGTGTCGGTCACGGGTCTGGAAGGGAAACGCGAGTCTGGACCCTCGTCCGAGAAATGTAACCAACCTGTGATGATCATTCGGCGGTCAGAGCCTGGATCTGGGGATGATCGTTTGTGTTTCACACTGTTCCAAACCGTTGTTTCGGGTTTGGGCTCGTCGGGTAGATCGGGATGCGCAATCATCGATAAGTGTTAGCACTACCTCGCGAGGACCCAGCGCGTGCCCTCCACGCCGTTAGTGCTACCCGCTGCGCAGCACGCCACTCGAACCCGCGCAGAGAAGGAGAGGcacacgcccgcgcggcaTGTTCTCCCGTTTCGcagccatcgcgcgcgcggcgcggaccgccgcgcgacccgcgctcgcccgagatcccgcgcccggctCGGCCCCCAACGCCggcttcgcggcgatgggggtcgcgtccgccgcgctcctgggcctcgcgggcgtcgcgcacgcggacgaggcggagcacGGCCTGCACTCCGCCGCCTACCCCTGGCCGCACGAGGGCATGTTCGACTCCTACGATCACGCGTCCATCAGGCGCGGGCACCAGGTGTACCAGCAGGTTTGCGCCGCGTGCCACTCGCTGAACCTGGTGGCGTACCGCAACCTGGTGGGGGTGTGCTACACCGAGGATGAGGTCAAGGCGATggccgaggagatcgaggtgAGTCCCGGGGCGCCAACCGGATCCGCGACCCGACCGCCGACGTGTTGACTGACTTGATACTCGCGAGATCGCGCGAAaaccgcgcgacgacgattgccgagcgcgcgcgcggcgagcccgatcgccgcgggccgtCCGTTCGCCGATCATCTCTTTACCCCCGGCACCCGTGTTTTTCCTGGTTTGCGAACCGTGGACGCTGCACGGCGATCCAAAAATATCTCCCCGCGGAAAACCTAAAATGGAAAAATGGCCCCCACCCTTCCCCCCGCGCAGGTGACCGACGGACCGGACGACACCGGCGAGATGTTCGACCGCCCCGGAAAGCTCAGCGACAGGCTCCCCGCGCCCTACGCcaacgaggagggcgcgaggtACGCCAACAACGGCGCGTACCCGCCCGACCTTTCGCTCATCACCAAGGCGAGACACGACGGCCAGAACTACGTGTTttcgctcctcctcgggtaccgcgagccccccgcgggcgtcagcgtccgcgagggcctTCACTACAACCCGTACttcccgggcggcgcgatcgcgatgCCCAAGatgctcgtcgacggcggcgtggagtacgacgacggcacccccgcgacggagacgcaGATGGCCAAGGATGTCACCACGTTTCTAGCGTGGGCggcggagcccgaggcggacgaccgGAAGCTGATGGGGGCGAAGTTCATGTTCGCCCTGAGCCTGGTGGCGGTGCAGGCTGTGTATTACAAGCGGTGGATGTGGTCGCCCATCAAGGCGCGCCGTCTGGTGGTCAACGCCGTGCACTGAGTTCAAATCCTGATAAAAAAATTTGTTGTTCCATTCAAGTTCAAGTAACCCGAACCGGGGTCGTCCATCTCAACGCGCGTTGCTCCCACGCAGCGCCGCCCACTTCCACTGCGCCGCAGCCGTCTGGACctccttcgacgccgcgtgcgcacCCACGGACAccttcgtcgcgtccaccaccacctcctcggcgtcggcggcggcggcggcggcctcctcccGGTTgagagcctcgccgcgcagccgcgcctcttccctcgcgctctccagggccgcgacggcgtcggacaCCGCCcgctgcagcgcggcggcatcctccgcgtgACCCAGGGAGACGAGGAGCTCCGTGAGCTCGCCaatctcctcgagcgcgcggggagccCCGAGCGATCCGGcaacggcgccgctcgccaggtgcgccgcgaggtcgcgctcctccgtcgggccgcccgcgcgcaaaCCGGCTCCAGCCTTCTTACCCCGTCGCTGCTTCCGAGTCGGCTTGCGACCGCCTTGGGTGGACGGAACGCCCGATCGGGcgtgcgacgtcgccgtccgcgcgcccgcggtcctGTCCGTGTACGCGCTCATGCCGGACACGCCGGACGCTAGACTCGGAGCCTCGgatgcggcgtcgtcgtcgtcgccgccgcccggcctGTCGCCTCGCCACGCctcggctcccgcgtcgatcgcgcggcgcatcgccTCCCTGCGCGTACGAAGATCCCTGAGCCGCGTGAGATACTTGTCGAGGCGAGATGGAAGCTCCGTGGCCTCGGAGAGGacgccctgcgccgcctccgcggcgcaaggcgcgacgacggtctcgacgaggtcggcgcGATTGTGAAGGTACGCCACCCGTGCCGACTCGCGCCACTCCCGGGCGCGCGTGAGCGAACCCACCGCCCTGTCCACATCTCCCAGgtgctgcgcggcgacgatcgccgccgaggacgggtCGGTCAGCTCGAGTGCCTCGCAgatctcctccgcgatcgAGGTCCGCTCGTTCTGAGACAGGCCgagtcgcgcggcgagcgccagcgcggggcGCCACGCGACAGCCTCCCGGTACTCATCCAGCGCGGCCctgccctcgccgacggacAGGagggccaccgcggcgtcttcGTGCCTTCGCTCACGCGATAAAaacgcggcgtacgcgcgcgTGACCTCTCGTCTGACCTCGATGGCGCActccttcgacgacgccgaaccttccgccgcgagcgactcgctgagcgccgcgagagcGTGAGGGAAAAGGCGTCGTCTCTCCGCCACCTCGCAcgcacccgcgacgtcgccgccgcggagtaGGTTTTCCACGCACGAGGGCCACCGACCCAgcctcgcgtccacgtccgcgcgtcTCAGTGGCTCCGATTCGATATCTTGCAATCGCTTCAAGTCGGCGACAAACTCCCCCGGATCCATAGCGGAGTGGGTTCCGACCAGGTACGCCAACGAGAGGTCGTAGGTACCCAACGCCGCCTCGTAcaacgcctcgccgcccacgaGGGCGATTAGATGCTTcaacgcggtcgccgagTCCAGCACCTTTTTGGAGTCCAGCACTTCCATCCCTCCCCCGCCGGAGACGGCTGCCAGCTCGAGTTCCCTTCGACGGCCGACGCGTGCAAGCGCAGCGCCCAGATCCGGCGGCTCGgtccgcgcgtgcgcggacaggacgacgagctcccATCGATCGTCGAGGAGTCGATCGACCGCCGACCCGTCACAGGCGGCGTCGTTGGATGATCTCGCGTTGGATGATCtcgcctcgaccgccgcTCGTATCGCCGAGCACGTCCCGGCTACTTTTCCGACCAATTTTTCTCCAGTCGCCGGCTGCgggcccgcgtcgacgtcgggccCGCGAAGATGCGCGTACActccccccggcgcggtcgtgtCCGCGGGATCGAGTACCTCGATGAGCTCCATGACGACGTCGGGATCGTTCACGCTCTCGACGaactcgctcgcgcggctcagGAAGCTCGGCCAGGCGTAATCCACGAGCAGGTTCAGATCCACGCGATGGcgagccgcgagcgtcgcggcggcggtgaaccttcccgcggcgagcgccgccgtcaccgcggggagcgcgagcgagcgcggatGCACCGTCTCCAGATTACCTCGCGGCATCTGCAGCACGACGTTCACGGAtcccggcggggcggcgacgatgcgggaGCCCTCCTCgacccggcgcgttcgaAAGTCCGCTGCTCTCGCCCAATCCGCGGGacgcatcgcggcgcgcatggAGACGTGCAGCTGGTCCATGTacacgcccccgcgctcgacgctcCTGGAGTTTCCTCCGCCTCGCtttccacccgccgcggatgccagCTCGTCGCGATTTatcggcgcctccgcgtccgccgttcccgcgcccggcccgcTCGAGTCGCCCAGGCCCAAGAGGTCCGCGACCTCAGCCACCCgaagctcgtcggcgagcgtgACGTAAGTCACCCGGGGAACGGAACGGCGACTCAACGAGACGGCGTACGACACGTCGGGTGCGTCAGATCCtgcggcgacggtgccgtcCCCAGCGCACCTGTGCACGGCGAACGACCGGACCCCGAGGGCCaccgcgcgggagccgcATCGAAGcgtcccgccggcgtccaaTCCGACGAGCAGCGCCCGCGAATCCGCAGTCGTGAAggctcgagcgacggcgcacgACTCACGAAGGGCGACTTCGGGTAGACGCGCCGGGAAACacccgcctccgtcgccttccGTCCACATCATAGGCGTGGACTGACCCCTGACCTGCACGAgggccgtcgccggtgaccCGCCTTCCAACGGggtcacgcgcgtcgcctccccgGGAAGGacacacgcgcgcgtcatcgcccCGCTCCATCCCTCGTCCCGGTCCGCACCGCATGTTGCAATTTCGTCCCGACGcatgtcgacgacgaggagcgcggcgcttcCGTCCCTCGGGCAGTCGGCGGTCATCACCGccacgcgcggggacggacaCGCGAGGTGCCGCAACCGCCTCAAAATCGTCCTCCCTCCACCCCAGTCGGAGAAGGACGCGTCGGAGAAGGACGCGACGGTatcgtcctcgacgatccGCACCGGCCGCGCGGTGAGACAGAACTCGTCATctccgtcgtctccgtcgcctcccttTGCACTCGCGAgctcccgcgcgagctcctcgcagGTTTCCTCCCATTCCGTgccccgcgtcgaggagacAATCTCGAGCGTCCCGTCGGCCAAGAGCGCCAGCAACGTCTCtccagcctcctcctcctccccttcgataccgccgccgggaaccCACGCGAGTTCGGAGACGGGCGCCGAGAaaatcgccgtcgccgcgcacatGGGCGGCGGGATGGGCGTGCGTGCCAGAGGGGTGATGAGCGCGCGGCAgccgtccaccaccgcggcggtggcggctgCCGAGACGCAGACGTCCCAACCGAACGCGTGCTCCTCCACCgtcccgtcggcggtgaaCACTCGcaggacgtcggcgtcgtcttcgtcccaTCTCACCAGCGGCGCCCGTTGGAACCCTCCGGACGACACGCGCGGATACCGCATCTCGCGCTTGAGGTACCATCGCATGTTTCCCCGCGTCCACACCTGGACGCCGTGCGCGGAgtcgcccgccgtcgtcacgCAGAGCGCCGAGCTGTCCGACGACCACGCCAGCGCGCGCACtcgatcgcccgcgccgtcgcgaggaaGATCGAAACCTCCCCTGCGAAGTCCGTTACGCTCGAAGAACATGACTCctcccctcgccgacgccgcggcgacgagcgctcCCCGCGGCTGccacgcgagcggcggcgcggaggactcGGCGGCTGAGATTGACGGGGACTCGACTCCGCCCCCCGCCTCATctggagaagaagaagataCGTACGCGACGCCGGACTCGAGGGGGGACGCCGGGCTCACCTCCCCTTCCGAGTGCGGCTCGAGGTCCTCCCTGCTCCACACCCGCAGTcggggctcggcgtcgcccacctCCAGGgtcaacgacgccgcgtaggcgccgtcgccgcgccagctcaacgaagccgccgccgtgccgaccctctcgccgctcgccccgagcggcgcctccgcgaggacgAAGAAGTCCTTGTTCATGCAGACCAGTTggccgtcgcccgtcgcgacgaggagaatCTCCCCGTCGGGGTTCCATCGCATGGCTCGGATCCCC contains:
- a CDS encoding predicted protein, with protein sequence MPYWDVSLVTSMRDLFKDKTQFNADISRWNTSSVTTMYGMFRNARYAFNQHLSRWDVSSVTDMGYMFQNAKAFNTMPDSWDTSSVGMRDLFKDKTQFNADISRWNTSSVTTMYGMFRNARYAFNQHLSRWDVSSVTDMGYMFQNAKAFNTMPIGWDTSSVGMRDLFKDKRQFNADISRWNTSSVTTMYGMFRNARYAFNQHLSRWDVSSVTDMGYMFQNAKAFNTMPIGWDTSSVGVTTMYGMFLNARYAFNQHLSRWDVSSVTSMDYMFQNAKAFNTMPIGWDTSSVTDVHDLFHSAEHFNQPINSWNVSRVMNASGMFHGASRFSQAIRVWTLIPGADTTGMFTGADTWLSRAYQTDGSDTTDGPPSAWSMSELCLDNERVQSGWCVVCGTGRYNRPGDDPTLDVDTECDTFGTRATLQAAVNSCLDPTYGDPTGVACCSKPLVNCGAAGTTEMADWDVSFVTEMNELFYNKGSFNADISRWDTSSVTTMYRMFDEAAAFNQDIGRWDTSSVTTMYRMFNEAAAFNQDIGRWDTSSVTDMKEMFSFASAFNKDISAWDTSSVTTMYQMFRDALAFNQHLSRWDVSSVTDMHGMVWNAHAFNTKPMAVWDVSQVTSMSSLFSGKGSFNADISRWHVSSVTTMQRMFYDAYVFNTDISRWDVSSVTDMSYMFQNARAFDRSLQRWSWNVSLVTDMGSLFYSKGSFNADISKWDVSSVTNMYRMFRSAQQFNADISRWDVSSVTRMEQMFYSAGQFNADISRWDVSSVIDMRHMFENAYAFNRDISSWDTSRVTDMQSMFSNAAAFDGDISSWDVSRV
- a CDS encoding predicted protein translates to MGVASAALLGLAGVAHADEAEHGLHSAAYPWPHEGMFDSYDHASIRRGHQVYQQVCAACHSLNLVAYRNLVGVCYTEDEVKAMAEEIEVTDGPDDTGEMFDRPGKLSDRLPAPYANEEGARYANNGAYPPDLSLITKARHDGQNYVFSLLLGYREPPAGVSVREGLHYNPYFPGGAIAMPKMLVDGGVEYDDGTPATETQMAKDVTTFLAWAAEPEADDRKLMGAKFMFALSLVAVQAVYYKRWMWSPIKARRLVVNAVH
- a CDS encoding predicted protein, with amino-acid sequence MRNLVPLGSRRWRLPMAQDPDAAPGGLETVVGSCYDAQTRVVYVVTSACNLYGIHIGKDSGGGDASRPFLRMSLLVGGGGDGALADEEPALPARSVVVGVEYIAELRGVCIAAASGELILVAPDPDDDHATTTARGAATVGEAGAKIPAGAVGPECIPECVGAVPSGIRAMRWNPDGEILLVATGDGQLVCMNKDFFVLAEAPLGASGERVGTAAASLSWRGDGAYAASLTLEVGDAEPRLRVWSREDLEPHSEGEVSPASPLESGVAYVSSSSPDEAGGGVESPSISAAESSAPPLAWQPRGALVAAASARGGVMFFERNGLRRGGFDLPRDGAGDRVRALAWSSDSSALCVTTAGDSAHGVQVWTRGNMRWYLKREMRYPRVSSGGFQRAPLVRWDEDDADVLRVFTADGTVEEHAFGWDVCVSAAATAAVVDGCRALITPLARTPIPPPMCAATAIFSAPVSELAWVPGGGIEGEEEEAGETLLALLADGTLEIVSSTRGTEWEETCEELARELASAKGGDGDDGDDEFCLTARPVRIVEDDTVASFSDASFSDWGGGRTILRRLRHLACPSPRVAVMTADCPRDGSAALLVVDMRRDEIATCGADRDEGWSGAMTRACVLPGEATRVTPLEGGSPATALVQVRGQSTPMMWTEGDGGGCFPARLPEVALRESCAVARAFTTADSRALLVGLDAGGTLRCGSRAVALGVRSFAVHRCAGDGTVAAGSDAPDVSYAVSLSRRSVPRVTYVTLADELRVAEVADLLGLGDSSGPGAGTADAEAPINRDELASAAGGKRGGGNSRSVERGGVYMDQLHVSMRAAMRPADWARAADFRTRRVEEGSRIVAAPPGSVNVVLQMPRGNLETVHPRSLALPAVTAALAAGRFTAAATLAARHRVDLNLLVDYAWPSFLSRASEFVESVNDPDVVMELIEVLDPADTTAPGGVYAHLRGPDVDAGPQPATGEKLVGKVAGTCSAIRAAVEARSSNARSSNDAACDGSAVDRLLDDRWELVVLSAHARTEPPDLGAALARVGRRRELELAAVSGGGGMEVLDSKKVLDSATALKHLIALVGGEALYEAALGTYDLSLAYLVGTHSAMDPGEFVADLKRLQDIESEPLRRADVDARLGRWPSCVENLLRGGDVAGACEVAERRRLFPHALAALSESLAAEGSASSKECAIEVRREVTRAYAAFLSRERRHEDAAVALLSVGEGRAALDEYREAVAWRPALALAARLGLSQNERTSIAEEICEALELTDPSSAAIVAAQHLGDVDRAVGSLTRAREWRESARVAYLHNRADLVETVVAPCAAEAAQGVLSEATELPSRLDKYLTRLRDLRTRREAMRRAIDAGAEAWRGDRPGGGDDDDAASEAPSLASGVSGMSAYTDRTAGARTATSHARSGVPSTQGGRKPTRKQRRGKKAGAGLRAGGPTEERDLAAHLASGAVAGSLGAPRALEEIGELTELLVSLGHAEDAAALQRAVSDAVAALESAREEARLRGEALNREEAAAAAADAEEVVVDATKVSVGAHAASKEVQTAAAQWKWAALRGSNAR